In Vibrio coralliilyticus, the following are encoded in one genomic region:
- the uhpT gene encoding hexose-6-phosphate:phosphate antiporter, which translates to MLKFLEQVRKPTLDLPVEVRRKMWFKPFLQSYLVVFIGYMTMYLIRKNFNIAQNDMISTYGLSMTELGMIGLGFSITYGIGKTVVSYYADGKNTKQFLPFMLILSGLAMLGFSMSMGGGSISLFLMIAFYALSGFFQSTGGPSSYSTITKWTPRNKRGSYLGLWNMSHNVGGAGAAGVALFGANYLFDGHVIGMFIFPSIIALIVGFIGMRFGSDSPEAYGLGKVEELFDEAVSEEDNAAEEQQMSKREIFVEYVLKNKVIWLLCFANIFLYIVRIGIDQWSTVYAYQELGLSKEAAISGFTLFEVGALVGTLMWGYLSDLANGRRALVACVSLGLIIVSLEFYQHATSEFMYLASLFVLGFLVFGPQLLIGVAAVGFVPKKAISVADGVKGTFAYLIGDSFAKLGLGMIADGTPIFGLTGWQGTFAALDTSAAICIGLLAFVAIAEEKKIRKAKKQLAQVNA; encoded by the coding sequence ATGTTGAAATTTCTAGAACAAGTGCGTAAACCAACGCTGGACCTGCCAGTCGAAGTTCGCCGAAAAATGTGGTTTAAACCCTTTTTACAATCTTACTTAGTTGTATTCATTGGCTACATGACCATGTACCTGATCCGTAAGAACTTCAATATCGCTCAGAACGATATGATCTCCACTTACGGCCTATCAATGACCGAGTTAGGTATGATTGGCCTTGGCTTTTCGATTACTTACGGCATTGGTAAAACTGTGGTGTCTTATTATGCCGACGGCAAAAACACCAAGCAATTTCTGCCATTCATGTTGATCCTTTCAGGCCTTGCCATGCTGGGTTTCAGTATGAGCATGGGAGGCGGTAGCATCAGCCTGTTCCTCATGATCGCATTTTATGCGTTAAGTGGTTTCTTCCAGAGTACTGGCGGCCCTTCTAGCTACTCAACCATCACCAAGTGGACACCACGTAACAAGCGCGGCTCATACCTTGGTCTGTGGAATATGTCGCATAACGTTGGTGGTGCGGGCGCGGCAGGTGTCGCTTTATTTGGCGCGAATTACCTATTCGATGGTCACGTGATTGGTATGTTCATCTTCCCATCTATCATCGCTTTGATTGTAGGTTTTATTGGCATGCGTTTTGGTAGCGACTCTCCAGAAGCCTATGGTTTGGGTAAAGTGGAAGAGCTATTCGATGAAGCTGTCAGCGAAGAAGACAATGCCGCGGAAGAGCAGCAAATGTCTAAGCGAGAAATCTTTGTTGAATATGTACTGAAAAACAAAGTGATCTGGCTACTGTGTTTCGCCAACATTTTCCTTTATATCGTGCGTATTGGTATCGACCAATGGTCAACGGTTTATGCCTACCAAGAGCTTGGTCTATCTAAAGAAGCGGCAATTTCTGGTTTCACCTTATTCGAAGTGGGTGCACTGGTCGGTACATTAATGTGGGGCTACTTGTCAGACTTAGCTAACGGTCGCCGTGCGCTTGTTGCTTGTGTATCACTTGGCTTGATTATTGTGTCACTCGAGTTCTACCAACATGCCACCAGCGAGTTCATGTATCTAGCGTCACTGTTCGTATTAGGCTTCCTTGTATTTGGTCCTCAGTTGCTGATTGGCGTTGCAGCCGTTGGCTTTGTACCGAAGAAAGCCATCAGTGTTGCTGACGGTGTGAAAGGCACATTTGCGTACCTGATTGGTGATAGCTTCGCGAAACTTGGTCTGGGTATGATTGCAGACGGCACGCCTATTTTTGGCCTGACGGGTTGGCAAGGTACTTTTGCTGCACTGGATACTTCTGCGGCTATCTGTATCGGCTTACTTGCTTTTGTCGCCATCGCTGAAGAGAAGAAGATTCGTAAAGCTAAGAAACAGCTCGCTCAAGTAAACGCTTAA
- a CDS encoding hybrid-cluster NAD(P)-dependent oxidoreductase: protein MSAPTLSQINVFPVKSLGGISQSSAWVEKQGLMFDRRFMLALADGSMVTARKYPHMVKVPSSLTPDGLIFVAEGKPPLRLKYSDFKMQEAPAQVWKDNFTAYTTTDKADDWFSDVLQQRVELLFSGEQSNRVREKVGGNVSFADGYPMLVIGQGSLDELNRRSPEHHSMNQFRANLIVSTTEAFEEDSWKRIRIGEVEFEAVKACERCILTTVDVDKGEFRPSKEPLNTLSQFRANERGGVFFGQNLVAKNEGMIRQGDVVEVLEYKEKEFYPDNTPEKLVMTCVEREEIARDFVTFWLEPEHGTAPVYQPGQHLPISVDIDGEKVARRYTLSSSPSRPGRLAISVKRIDGGRVSNWLNDNLKVGDTLACENPDGSFHLGDKHDQPILLLSAGSGVTPMLSMLRYLSDHDQANDVTFYHQCRSIEDIPCKEELDSYKRQHPGLRVLIALSQPPVDWFGLKGRLTSAHLKQIENVEQRQVFVCGPDGFMEQAKTLLLKKGLPEECYHQEAFGVSQTNLQPLKELQLSVNGNIFTGNNQKPLLEQAEDAGIAIAHSCRAGLCGACKVTVESGKVHQPDVPGLQDHEKNMGVALACCCIPETDIEVVN from the coding sequence ATGTCAGCTCCAACTCTTTCTCAAATCAACGTTTTCCCAGTTAAATCCTTAGGCGGTATCAGCCAATCTTCTGCTTGGGTAGAAAAGCAAGGCCTGATGTTTGACCGTCGTTTTATGCTTGCTTTGGCTGATGGTTCCATGGTGACGGCGCGTAAGTATCCGCATATGGTTAAAGTTCCGTCGAGCTTGACGCCAGACGGTTTAATTTTTGTTGCTGAAGGCAAACCGCCACTTCGCTTAAAGTACTCAGATTTCAAAATGCAGGAAGCTCCTGCTCAGGTATGGAAAGATAACTTCACCGCTTATACCACAACGGACAAAGCGGATGACTGGTTCAGCGACGTATTACAACAGAGGGTAGAGTTGCTGTTTTCAGGCGAGCAATCGAACCGAGTACGAGAGAAAGTTGGGGGTAATGTCAGCTTTGCCGACGGTTATCCAATGCTTGTGATTGGTCAGGGCTCTTTGGACGAACTAAACCGCCGCAGCCCTGAACATCACTCAATGAACCAATTCCGTGCCAACCTGATTGTTTCTACGACTGAGGCGTTTGAGGAAGATAGCTGGAAGCGAATCCGTATTGGAGAAGTGGAGTTTGAAGCGGTTAAAGCGTGTGAACGCTGCATCCTGACAACGGTTGATGTCGATAAAGGTGAATTCAGACCAAGCAAAGAGCCACTCAACACACTGTCTCAGTTTCGAGCGAACGAGCGAGGTGGCGTTTTCTTCGGTCAAAACTTAGTCGCTAAGAATGAAGGTATGATTCGCCAGGGAGATGTGGTGGAAGTCCTTGAGTACAAAGAGAAAGAGTTCTATCCAGACAACACTCCGGAAAAATTGGTGATGACGTGTGTTGAACGTGAAGAGATTGCTCGTGACTTTGTGACATTTTGGCTAGAGCCAGAACACGGCACGGCTCCTGTCTACCAACCCGGTCAGCACTTACCGATTTCAGTTGATATCGATGGTGAAAAAGTCGCGCGTCGCTATACGCTCTCTTCCAGTCCTTCAAGGCCTGGGCGGTTGGCTATTTCTGTCAAACGTATTGATGGTGGGCGAGTTTCCAACTGGCTGAACGACAATCTGAAAGTCGGTGATACGTTAGCGTGTGAAAACCCTGATGGCAGCTTCCACCTTGGAGACAAACACGATCAACCCATTTTGCTCTTGTCTGCGGGGAGTGGTGTGACCCCTATGCTGTCCATGTTGAGGTACCTCTCTGATCACGATCAGGCTAATGATGTCACCTTTTATCACCAGTGTCGTAGCATTGAAGATATCCCATGCAAAGAAGAGTTGGATAGCTACAAACGTCAACACCCTGGATTGAGAGTCTTGATCGCATTGTCTCAGCCGCCAGTGGATTGGTTCGGCTTAAAAGGGCGTTTGACTAGCGCGCACTTAAAGCAGATCGAAAATGTTGAGCAAAGGCAGGTCTTTGTATGCGGACCTGATGGCTTTATGGAACAGGCGAAAACTCTCTTGCTGAAGAAAGGGTTACCGGAGGAGTGCTATCACCAAGAAGCGTTCGGTGTTTCTCAAACCAATCTGCAACCACTTAAAGAGCTTCAGTTAAGTGTTAATGGCAACATCTTTACCGGCAATAACCAAAAGCCGTTGTTAGAGCAAGCGGAAGATGCCGGGATAGCTATTGCTCATAGCTGCCGCGCTGGTTTGTGTGGTGCATGTAAGGTGACGGTTGAGTCAGGCAAAGTTCACCAACCTGATGTTCCAGGACTACAAGATCACGAAAAAAACATGGGTGTTGCTTTAGCATGTTGTTGTATCCCTGAAACGGATATTGAAGTGGTGAACTAA
- a CDS encoding LuxR family transcriptional regulator — MKEILRLIDNYQTIDSIDSMVRLLDQLNTIVNSEYFVLGVSFDPHIKNGRFIVVDNFPDECRKDSCNLELMYVDPICNFGASNCMPSVWESAKQIDVHSQALYSLSHIQGIEQGISIPIHGLNGEVGILSFATSDVIAHPANPDALLFTQLIIPLIVQNLPHLPLTSQTKHSQAMLTNREIECLTWAADGKSALEIAELVDCTERTVKFHLSNACKKLGATNRCQAVTRALLGGHIKPHQ, encoded by the coding sequence ATGAAAGAAATTTTACGTCTGATAGATAACTACCAAACCATTGATTCTATTGACTCAATGGTCAGATTACTGGATCAGTTAAACACGATTGTAAACAGCGAGTATTTTGTACTTGGTGTATCGTTTGACCCACATATTAAAAATGGTCGATTTATCGTTGTAGATAACTTTCCGGATGAATGTCGTAAAGATTCATGCAATCTTGAATTAATGTATGTTGATCCTATTTGCAATTTTGGCGCATCAAACTGTATGCCTAGCGTTTGGGAATCAGCCAAACAAATAGATGTTCACAGCCAGGCGCTTTATTCCTTATCGCATATTCAAGGAATAGAACAAGGTATCAGTATCCCCATTCATGGATTAAATGGTGAAGTGGGTATTCTTAGTTTCGCCACATCAGACGTTATTGCTCACCCCGCCAACCCTGATGCATTACTGTTTACTCAGTTGATTATCCCGCTCATTGTACAGAACTTACCGCACTTGCCTTTGACTTCACAAACTAAGCACTCTCAAGCGATGTTAACTAACAGGGAAATTGAATGCCTGACTTGGGCCGCCGATGGAAAAAGTGCTTTAGAAATTGCAGAGCTCGTTGATTGCACTGAACGAACCGTTAAGTTTCACCTGAGTAATGCGTGTAAGAAACTCGGAGCGACCAATCGCTGCCAAGCGGTGACAAGAGCCCTACTCGGTGGGCATATTAAACCACATCAATAA
- a CDS encoding MFS transporter, producing MSDSIAQPNHTTHEMQSTYQYWRLHIMVGMYLGYAGFYFTRKTFNYATPALIADLGLDKSDIGLMGTFFYLTYGLSKFISGIVSDRSNPRYFMGLGLIATGIINILFGLSSSLYALFTLWVLNAWFQGWGWPSCSKLLTTWYSRSERGFFWAIWNTAHNVGGALIPLVVGYMVLHYSWREGFVIPGIIGVIIGLFLCWRLRDKPITMGLPTIGRWKNDKLELAQENDGIGLKPHQILRTYVLNNKYIWLLAFSYVLVYIVRTAVNDWGNLYLTEQHGFDLINANAALSLFEIGGFIGSLVAGWGSDKLFGGNRGPMNLIFAMGVFLSVAALWLMPVTNFAFQAAGFFAIGFFVFGPQMLIGMAAAECSHKDSAGAATGFVGLFAYMGAALAGYPMAIIMEHFHWTGFFVTISICSAVIGLLLLPFLQAQFSNSPNQTSI from the coding sequence ATGTCCGACTCTATCGCTCAACCTAATCACACTACCCACGAGATGCAATCGACTTACCAGTACTGGCGGCTGCATATTATGGTCGGTATGTATCTCGGCTATGCTGGCTTTTATTTCACCCGCAAGACTTTTAACTATGCGACCCCTGCTTTAATCGCAGACCTAGGTTTAGACAAAAGTGACATAGGTTTGATGGGCACGTTCTTTTATCTGACCTACGGCTTGTCTAAGTTCATTTCCGGCATCGTTTCAGATCGGTCTAATCCACGCTATTTCATGGGGCTTGGATTAATTGCGACAGGCATCATTAACATTCTGTTTGGCTTATCCAGCTCACTCTACGCGCTGTTTACGCTTTGGGTACTCAATGCCTGGTTTCAGGGCTGGGGTTGGCCTTCCTGTTCAAAACTTCTCACAACATGGTATTCACGCTCTGAACGCGGTTTCTTCTGGGCTATCTGGAATACGGCTCACAACGTGGGCGGAGCCTTAATCCCTCTTGTCGTCGGTTATATGGTGCTGCATTACAGCTGGCGAGAAGGCTTTGTTATTCCGGGGATTATTGGTGTCATCATCGGGCTGTTCCTCTGTTGGAGACTGAGAGACAAACCGATCACCATGGGGTTACCCACCATTGGCCGATGGAAAAACGACAAGCTTGAGCTGGCACAAGAGAACGATGGTATTGGTCTGAAACCCCACCAAATTCTACGTACCTATGTCCTAAACAACAAATATATTTGGTTGCTGGCATTTAGCTACGTGCTGGTGTACATCGTTCGAACAGCAGTCAATGACTGGGGTAATCTCTACCTTACCGAACAGCACGGTTTCGACTTGATCAACGCAAATGCCGCTTTATCCTTGTTTGAAATCGGCGGCTTTATCGGTTCTTTGGTTGCAGGTTGGGGGTCAGATAAATTGTTCGGTGGTAATCGTGGCCCAATGAACCTGATTTTTGCGATGGGAGTCTTCTTGTCAGTGGCCGCTTTGTGGCTAATGCCAGTGACGAATTTTGCTTTTCAGGCCGCTGGATTTTTTGCCATTGGATTCTTTGTGTTTGGACCACAAATGCTGATTGGTATGGCCGCTGCAGAGTGTTCGCACAAAGACTCAGCGGGTGCAGCAACGGGCTTTGTCGGGCTATTTGCTTATATGGGAGCAGCATTGGCAGGCTACCCTATGGCTATCATCATGGAGCATTTCCACTGGACTGGTTTTTTCGTCACCATTTCGATCTGCTCAGCGGTTATTGGACTGTTACTTCTGCCCTTCTTGCAGGCACAATTCAGCAACAGCCCAAATCAAACATCAATTTAG
- the uhpA gene encoding transcriptional regulator UhpA, whose amino-acid sequence MINVALVDDHVIVRSGFAQLLSLESDINVVGEFNSVSDAKQGLPGSGANVCITDISMPDESGLSLLESLPSGIACVMLSVHDSLAMVEKALEAGALGYLTKRCSPEELVQAVRTASTGGCYLTPEIALKLASPKEATASLSQLTKREKQVCELLATGMDVKLVANQLGLSHKTVHVHRANAMDKLAVKNNVELAKLFSQEIPL is encoded by the coding sequence ATGATTAATGTTGCTCTCGTTGATGATCACGTCATCGTTCGATCCGGTTTTGCCCAGCTTCTAAGTCTGGAAAGTGACATTAACGTCGTTGGTGAATTCAACTCAGTGTCCGATGCCAAACAAGGCTTGCCAGGCAGCGGTGCTAATGTGTGCATTACCGATATATCAATGCCTGATGAAAGTGGACTGAGTTTACTTGAGTCGCTCCCCTCTGGCATCGCCTGCGTCATGCTGAGTGTCCATGACTCGCTAGCGATGGTAGAAAAAGCCCTTGAAGCAGGGGCTCTTGGGTATTTGACTAAACGATGTAGCCCGGAAGAGCTGGTTCAAGCTGTGCGAACCGCATCCACTGGCGGCTGCTATTTAACCCCAGAAATCGCCTTGAAGTTGGCCTCTCCTAAAGAAGCAACCGCTTCATTAAGCCAGCTAACTAAGCGGGAGAAACAAGTCTGTGAACTGCTCGCGACGGGGATGGATGTAAAGTTAGTGGCCAACCAGCTCGGCCTGAGCCATAAGACGGTTCACGTCCATCGTGCCAATGCGATGGACAAACTCGCGGTCAAAAACAATGTTGAATTAGCTAAGCTGTTCAGTCAGGAAATCCCGCTCTAA
- the uhpB gene encoding signal transduction histidine-protein kinase/phosphatase UhpB produces the protein MRNYLITSVCAWFITLCSWFCLWVISYYFVNDAELAILFFPFALRLGVTLHTAKKHWPAIYAAEWLLTISLALLLDQPQWLTVLAASAASIPVTAMAMRFNYGAQSQRLLVQAAVIIVSSLINVAAVNSHVESTSLVWLVSVTGGLMLVPTCYLVWNYLFQSTWLPLTSNLISQPIQFNIKPIILFIALFSVSIALQIGLPDELRRFAPFCLAIPIILLAFRYGWQGAMLGTLLNSIALIAARSGVSQLEITDLLLSITAQTLTGILLGVAVQRQRDLNQKLRHELSRNQNLSRQLVKAEESVRQEVARELHDEIGQNITAIRTQASIIKRVENPQMSANCATTIESLSLNVYDTTKGLLTRLRPKALDDLDLVEALQQLVREMEFEQQGVDVSFKLEGGHVSTLSDATSATLYRICQEALNNAQKYAQASRLEIDIKLGNEVELKIQDNGIGFKLQDSQKGFGLKGMQERVQALGGRFNIRSHSQPESEQHGTSIRVELPGI, from the coding sequence ATGCGCAACTACCTGATCACTTCTGTCTGTGCTTGGTTTATTACCCTGTGTAGTTGGTTTTGCTTATGGGTCATTTCTTATTACTTCGTTAATGATGCTGAGCTGGCAATTCTCTTTTTCCCCTTCGCCTTGCGACTGGGCGTGACATTACATACTGCCAAGAAGCATTGGCCTGCAATTTATGCAGCAGAATGGCTGCTAACGATATCTCTTGCGTTATTGTTAGACCAGCCTCAATGGCTTACCGTTTTAGCGGCCAGTGCCGCCAGTATTCCAGTCACCGCGATGGCGATGCGATTTAACTATGGTGCGCAATCTCAGCGATTGCTGGTTCAAGCGGCTGTGATTATTGTGTCGTCACTGATCAATGTTGCTGCTGTGAATAGTCACGTTGAGTCAACCAGCTTAGTTTGGCTGGTTAGTGTCACTGGTGGACTCATGCTGGTCCCGACCTGCTATCTGGTCTGGAACTACCTGTTTCAAAGTACTTGGTTACCTCTAACCTCCAATTTGATCAGTCAGCCGATTCAATTCAATATAAAGCCGATTATCCTATTTATCGCCCTTTTCTCTGTCAGTATTGCCCTACAAATAGGACTACCCGATGAATTGCGACGCTTTGCCCCGTTTTGTTTGGCAATCCCCATTATCCTGCTGGCTTTTCGTTATGGCTGGCAAGGCGCTATGCTGGGTACCTTACTCAACAGTATTGCTTTGATCGCAGCACGTAGTGGGGTTTCTCAACTTGAAATCACCGACCTTCTGCTATCAATTACAGCACAAACACTAACGGGGATCTTGCTAGGCGTCGCTGTACAGCGCCAGCGAGATTTAAACCAAAAATTACGCCATGAATTAAGCCGCAACCAGAATTTATCGCGCCAACTCGTCAAAGCGGAAGAGTCCGTACGTCAGGAGGTCGCACGCGAACTACATGATGAAATAGGCCAGAATATTACTGCTATCCGCACCCAAGCCAGCATCATTAAACGAGTCGAAAATCCACAGATGAGTGCCAATTGCGCCACCACCATCGAATCTTTATCACTGAATGTTTATGACACCACTAAAGGGCTGTTGACTCGCCTCAGACCCAAGGCACTGGATGATCTTGATCTGGTCGAAGCTCTGCAACAGTTAGTTCGCGAAATGGAGTTTGAGCAGCAAGGCGTTGACGTCTCGTTCAAGCTAGAAGGTGGGCATGTATCTACGTTAAGCGATGCGACCAGTGCAACCTTGTATCGGATATGTCAGGAAGCCCTCAATAATGCACAAAAGTACGCTCAGGCAAGCCGTTTAGAGATTGATATCAAACTGGGAAACGAAGTCGAACTCAAGATTCAAGACAACGGCATTGGATTCAAACTACAGGACAGCCAAAAAGGCTTTGGCTTAAAAGGTATGCAAGAGCGTGTGCAAGCACTAGGTGGGCGATTTAATATTCGCAGCCATAGCCAGCCTGAATCAGAGCAGCATGGTACTTCTATCCGTGTCGAACTACCGGGGATTTGA
- a CDS encoding PepSY-associated TM helix domain-containing protein — protein MLGSQTQTSPKEPSRLSSEKARIKSRYFMTWRWHFYAGLYVIPFLLMLSLTGLVMLFDDEIEQARYQDELIVMPESSKVPVSQQLESVQASYPSGQVTQYIPAAAANLVNKFSVRLEDGTSVFTTVNPYSGQVLGEIDRSDSWYQLANEIHGTLLVGQWGDYLIEVSASLSILLLVTGIYLWLPRDKASKAGFLKVRFTSGTRILMRDLHANLGGVLSVVLLFFVISGLAWAGVWGSKLVQAWNTFPTYYTWGDKPESLLTHADLNHGSEEEMPWNLEQAPLPESTGHAHGSEDHAHHEHSSYDISQSISIDSIVEQAQRLGFTQFNLFLPQSETGVYTLAANSMAGDISDPRKDKTTHIDQYTGEVLVDVTWEDYSLFAKFMAAGVSLHQGDVSVVNKILNVLFCVAFIVISITGIVMWWIRRPSGKTRVGIPPRFESDGIWKVGAITLAMVAVFFPLAAVTIVLFGVIDWFVFRQKVETSAA, from the coding sequence ATGTTGGGTAGTCAAACTCAGACTTCACCTAAGGAACCTTCACGCCTATCTTCAGAGAAGGCTCGAATCAAATCACGCTACTTTATGACATGGCGCTGGCACTTTTATGCAGGTCTTTATGTCATCCCATTTTTGCTTATGCTCAGCCTGACAGGGCTTGTCATGCTGTTTGATGATGAAATCGAACAAGCCAGATATCAGGATGAGTTGATCGTTATGCCCGAATCTTCAAAAGTTCCTGTGTCTCAGCAGCTAGAAAGCGTTCAAGCTAGTTATCCATCTGGGCAGGTTACTCAGTATATCCCTGCCGCTGCAGCCAACTTGGTCAATAAGTTCAGTGTGCGTCTTGAAGATGGTACCTCGGTGTTTACCACCGTGAACCCTTATAGTGGTCAGGTATTAGGTGAAATAGATCGCAGTGACAGCTGGTATCAGCTTGCGAATGAAATCCACGGAACCTTGTTGGTTGGTCAATGGGGTGATTACTTAATCGAAGTCTCTGCTAGCTTGAGTATCTTACTTTTGGTAACGGGCATCTATTTATGGTTACCACGGGACAAGGCAAGTAAAGCGGGATTTCTGAAAGTGCGTTTTACATCGGGTACACGCATCTTGATGCGCGATCTGCACGCGAACTTGGGTGGTGTGTTGTCGGTTGTGTTGCTGTTTTTTGTCATCTCAGGTTTGGCTTGGGCGGGCGTTTGGGGCAGCAAGCTGGTTCAGGCGTGGAATACGTTTCCTACTTACTACACTTGGGGCGATAAGCCAGAGTCACTGCTGACTCACGCTGACCTCAACCACGGTAGTGAGGAAGAAATGCCATGGAACTTAGAACAGGCTCCGTTACCTGAATCTACGGGGCATGCTCATGGTAGCGAAGATCATGCTCATCATGAACATAGCTCGTATGATATCAGTCAGAGTATCAGCATCGATTCGATAGTCGAGCAAGCACAACGCCTTGGTTTTACTCAGTTCAATCTCTTTTTACCTCAGTCTGAAACGGGTGTGTATACGCTAGCAGCGAATTCTATGGCGGGCGACATTAGCGATCCGAGAAAAGACAAAACCACTCACATAGACCAGTACACAGGTGAAGTGTTGGTGGATGTGACATGGGAAGACTACAGTTTGTTCGCTAAATTTATGGCAGCAGGCGTGTCTTTGCACCAAGGGGATGTCAGCGTGGTTAACAAGATACTCAATGTTTTGTTTTGTGTGGCGTTCATCGTTATTTCCATCACTGGTATTGTGATGTGGTGGATCAGAAGGCCATCAGGCAAGACTCGAGTCGGTATTCCGCCTCGCTTTGAAAGTGATGGTATCTGGAAGGTAGGAGCCATTACACTCGCTATGGTTGCAGTCTTTTTCCCGCTAGCAGCGGTGACTATCGTGCTCTTTGGTGTGATTGATTGGTTTGTTTTCCGGCAGAAAGTGGAAACGTCAGCAGCCTAG
- the pyrC gene encoding dihydroorotase yields the protein MTTLTITRPDDWHVHLRDGDVLTDTVRDISRYNGRALIMPNTVPPVTDTEMALAYRERIMAEKPSEQFEPLMALYLTDNTSPDEIRKAKASGKVVAAKLYPAGATTNSDSGVTSAKNIYHVLEAMQEVGMLLLVHGEVTTHDVDIFDREKEFLDTVLAPIVNDFPELKIVLEHITTADAATFVKNANDNVAATITAHHLLYNRNHMLVGGIKPHFYCLPILKRNTHQKALIEAATSGSKKFFLGTDSAPHAKGMKEAACGCAGSYTAHAALELYAEVFELEGKLENLEAFASHNGPDFYGLPRNSDTVTLTKEEWAVAESMPFGQDIVVPIRAGETIDWSVK from the coding sequence ATGACAACACTTACGATCACTCGTCCTGACGACTGGCATGTTCACTTACGCGATGGTGATGTTCTAACAGATACTGTCCGCGACATCAGCCGCTACAATGGTCGAGCGCTAATCATGCCAAACACAGTCCCACCAGTTACTGACACTGAAATGGCACTCGCTTATCGTGAGCGCATCATGGCAGAAAAACCAAGCGAACAATTTGAGCCCTTGATGGCGTTGTATCTGACGGATAACACTTCACCCGATGAAATTCGCAAAGCGAAAGCTTCAGGCAAAGTGGTGGCAGCCAAGCTCTACCCTGCTGGCGCAACAACCAACTCTGATTCTGGTGTGACTTCTGCTAAAAACATCTACCATGTGCTTGAAGCAATGCAGGAAGTCGGCATGCTGCTTCTGGTCCACGGCGAAGTGACGACTCATGATGTCGATATTTTTGACCGTGAAAAAGAGTTTCTAGATACGGTTTTGGCGCCCATCGTCAATGATTTCCCAGAATTGAAGATCGTACTTGAGCACATCACAACGGCGGATGCGGCAACTTTTGTTAAAAACGCTAACGATAATGTTGCAGCAACCATCACAGCTCACCACCTGCTATACAACCGCAATCACATGTTGGTTGGTGGAATTAAACCTCACTTCTATTGCCTGCCGATTCTTAAGCGCAACACCCACCAAAAGGCGCTGATTGAAGCAGCTACGAGCGGTAGCAAGAAGTTTTTCCTAGGTACAGATTCCGCTCCGCATGCAAAAGGGATGAAGGAAGCAGCGTGTGGCTGCGCTGGTTCATATACTGCTCACGCAGCGCTAGAGCTTTATGCAGAAGTGTTTGAGCTAGAGGGTAAGCTAGAGAACCTTGAAGCATTTGCGAGCCACAATGGCCCCGACTTCTATGGTCTACCGCGTAACTCAGATACCGTGACGCTCACTAAAGAAGAATGGGCAGTTGCAGAATCAATGCCATTTGGTCAGGACATTGTCGTGCCAATTCGCGCTGGTGAGACTATCGACTGGTCAGTAAAGTAA
- a CDS encoding DeoR/GlpR family transcriptional regulator — protein sequence MKAIKRHQEIIELVQTQGFVSTDELVERFDVSPQTIRRDLNELADENKIRRNHGGATIASSSENSSYQTRQISYQKEKGQIALELVKHIPDGATLFIDIGTTPEAVARALLGKHHNLRIVTNNINVATILMSKPDFKVILAGGEVRGKDGGVTGEATLDFISQFRLDFGILGISGIDYDGSLLDFDYHEVRVKRAIIENSRSVFLGVDHSKFGRNAMVKLGTIADVDLIITDRKPPKEIESYAKENDTVLQVVK from the coding sequence GTGAAAGCCATCAAGCGTCACCAAGAAATCATCGAGCTGGTGCAAACTCAAGGTTTTGTTAGCACTGATGAGTTAGTCGAGCGTTTTGACGTGAGTCCGCAAACCATTCGTCGTGATCTCAACGAACTCGCTGATGAAAACAAAATTCGCCGAAATCATGGCGGGGCGACGATCGCCTCCAGTTCCGAGAACTCCTCTTATCAAACTCGCCAAATTTCCTATCAGAAGGAAAAAGGCCAAATTGCGCTGGAACTGGTCAAGCACATCCCTGATGGCGCAACCTTATTCATTGATATTGGTACGACCCCGGAAGCAGTCGCCCGTGCCCTGCTAGGAAAACATCATAACCTACGCATCGTAACCAACAATATCAATGTAGCAACAATTCTAATGTCTAAGCCTGATTTCAAGGTTATTCTAGCCGGCGGTGAAGTTCGCGGTAAAGACGGAGGTGTCACAGGTGAAGCAACCCTCGATTTCATCTCTCAGTTCCGCCTAGATTTTGGCATTCTAGGTATTTCAGGCATTGACTATGACGGCTCATTACTCGACTTCGACTATCACGAAGTTCGTGTCAAACGTGCAATTATTGAAAACAGCCGCTCAGTATTTCTAGGCGTAGACCACAGTAAATTTGGCCGTAATGCTATGGTAAAGCTAGGCACTATCGCTGATGTTGATCTCATTATTACCGATAGAAAACCACCAAAAGAAATAGAGTCCTACGCCAAAGAAAACGACACTGTTCTTCAAGTTGTAAAATAA